One segment of Rattus norvegicus strain BN/NHsdMcwi chromosome 16, GRCr8, whole genome shotgun sequence DNA contains the following:
- the Eps15l1 gene encoding epidermal growth factor receptor substrate 15-like 1 isoform X12 — MAAPLLPLSQQIPSGNPLYESYYKQVDPAYTGRVGASEAALFLKKSGLSDIVLGKIWDLADPEGKGFLDKQGFYVALRLVACAQSGHEVTLSNLGLTMPPPKFHDTSSPLMATQSSAEAHWAVRVEEKAKFDGIFESLLPVNGLLSGDKVKPVLMNSKLPLDVLGRVWDLSDIDKDGHLDRDEFAVAMHLVYRALEKEPVPSVLPPPLIPPSKRKKTVFAGAVPVLPASPPPKDSLRSTPSHGSVSSLNSTGSLSPKHSVKQTQPPVAWVVPVADKMRFDEIFLKTDLDLDGYVSGQEVKEIFMHSGLTQNLLAHIWALADTRQTGKLSKEQFALAMYFIQQKVSKGIDPPQVLSPDMVPPSERGTPIPDSSSALGSGEFTGVKELDDISQEIAQLQREKYSLEQDIREKEEAIRQKASEVQELQNDLDRETSSLQELEAQKQDAQDRLDEMDQQKAKLRDMLSDVRQKCQDETQTISSLKTQIQSQESDLKSQEDDLNRAKSELNRLQQEETQLEQSIQAGRAQLETILRSLKCTQDDINQARSKLSQLQESHLEAHRSLEQYDQVPDGVSGTSLPDLATLNEGILLAERGGFGAMVKDDPFKNKALLFSNNSQELHPDPFQAEDPFKSDPFKGADPFKGDPFQSDPFSEQQTAVTDPFGGDPFKESDPFHSSTSDDFFKKQTKNDPFTSDPFTKNPSLPSKLDPFESSDPFSSSSISSKGSDPFGTLDPFGSSSFSSAEGFADFSQMSKLPGPVGRLLKTAALHPAPE; from the exons ATGGCGGCTCCACTCCTACCCCTCTCGCAGCAG attcccagtggaaacccATTATACGAGTCTTACTACAAGCAG GTGGACCCTGCCTACACAGGGAGAGTTGGGGCAAGCGAGGCTGCACTGTTTCTGAAGAAGTCAGGGCTCTCAGACATCGTCCTGGGAAAG ATATGGGACTTGGCAGACCCCGAAGGTAAAGGGTTCTTGGACAAACAG GGTTTCTATGTTGCACTGAGACTGGTGGCCTGTGCACAGAGTGGGCACGAAGTTACCTTGAGCAACCTGGGCCTCACCATGCCACCACCAAAATTC CATGATACCAGCAGCCCACTGATGGCCACACAGTCATCTGCAGAGGCCCACTGGGCCGTGCGG GTGGAGGAGAAGGCAAAGTTTGATGGCATCTTTGAAAGCCTTCTACCAGTCAATGGACTACTCTCTGGAGACAAGGTCAAGCCGGTCCTCATGAACTCAAAACTACCTCTGGATGTGCTGGGCAGG GTCTGGGACCTCAGTGACATTGACAAGGATGGACATTTGGACCGAGATGAGTTTGCTGTG GCTATGCACTTGGTATACCGCGCCCTGGAGAAGGAACCAGTGCCCTCCGTTCTGCCCCCGCCCCTCATCCCACCCTCCAAGAGGAAGAAGACGGTATTTGCAGGCGCTGTGCCTGTCTTGCCTGCCAGCCCCCCACCCAAAGACAGCCTCCGCTCCACACCATCCCATGGCAGTGTAAGCAGCCTCAACAGCACAGGCAGCCTGTCCCCAAAGCACAGCGTCAAGCAGACTCAG CCACCAGTGGCCTGGGTTGTGCCTGTAGCTGATAAGATGCGCTTTGACGAGATCTTCTTGAAGACAGACCTGGACCTTGATGGCTATGTGAGTGGCCAGGAAGTTAAGGAGATCTTCATGCACTCAGGCCTCACACAGAACCTTCTAGCACACATCTG GGCCCTGGCCGATACAAGACAAACGGGCAAGTTAAGCAAAGAGCAATTTGCGCTAGCAATGTATTTCATTCAGCAGAAGGTCAGTAAAGGCATCGACCCTCCTCAAGTCCTCTCGCCTGACATGGTGCCACCCTCGGAGAGAGGCACTCCCATTCCA GACAGTTCAAGTGCTCTTGGGTCAGGAGAGTTCACTGGTGTGAAAGAGCTGGATGACATCAGCCAGGAGATCGCACAGCTGCAGAG AGAGAAATATTCACTGGAACAAGAcatcagagaaaaggaagaggcaaTCAGACAGAAAGCCAGCGAAGTACAG GAATTACAAAATGACCTGGACCGAGAAACTAGTAGTCTGCAGGAACTTGAGGCTCAGAAACAGGATGCTCAGGACCGCCTGGATGAGATGGACCAGCAGAAGGCTAAGCTGCGGGACATGCTGAGTGACGTGCGGCAGAAATGCCAGGATGAGACCCAGACG ATCTCATCATTGAAAACCCAGATCCAGTCTCAGGAGTCAGACTTGAAGTCCCAGGAGGATGACCTGAACCGGGCCAAGTCAGAGCTGAATCGGCTGCAGCAGGAGGAGACACAGCTGGAGCAGAGCATCCAGGCTGGGCGCGCGCAGCTGGAGACCATCCTCAGGTCCCTGAAGTGCACACAGGATGACATCAACCAG GCAAGAAGCAAGCTGTCCCAGCTACAGGAAAGCCACCTAGAAGCTCACCGGAGCCTGGAACAGTACGACCAGGTGCCTGATGGGGTCTCTGGTACCAGCCTGCCTGACCTGGCCACCTTGAATGAAGGCATCTTGCTGGCAGAGAGGGGCGGCTTTGGAGCCATGGTAAAG GATGATCCTTTCAAAAACAAAGCCTTGTTGTTTAGCAACAACTCTCAAGAGCTGCATCCAGACCCCTTCCAGGCAGAGGACCCCTTCAAGTCTGACCCATTTAAAGGAGCTGATCCCTTCAAAG GTGACCCTTTCCAGAGTGATCCCTTCTCAGAGCAGCAGACAGCAGTTACAG ACCCATTTGGAGGGGACCCTTTCAAAGAAAGTGACCCATTCCATAGCTCAACCAGTGATGACTTCTTCAAGAAACAGACAAAGAATGACCCGTTTACCTCAGACCCCTTCACAAAGAACCCTTCCTTACCTTCAAAG
- the Eps15l1 gene encoding epidermal growth factor receptor substrate 15-like 1 isoform X18, producing MAAPLLPLSQQIPSGNPLYESYYKQVDPAYTGRVGASEAALFLKKSGLSDIVLGKIWDLADPEGKGFLDKQGFYVALRLVACAQSGHEVTLSNLGLTMPPPKFHDTSSPLMATQSSAEAHWAVRVEEKAKFDGIFESLLPVNGLLSGDKVKPVLMNSKLPLDVLGRVWDLSDIDKDGHLDRDEFAVAMHLVYRALEKEPVPSVLPPPLIPPSKRKKTVFAGAVPVLPASPPPKDSLRSTPSHGSVSSLNSTGSLSPKHSVKQTQPPVAWVVPVADKMRFDEIFLKTDLDLDGYVSGQEVKEIFMHSGLTQNLLAHIWALADTRQTGKLSKEQFALAMYFIQQKVSKGIDPPQVLSPDMVPPSERGTPIPDSSSALGSGEFTGVKELDDISQEIAQLQREKYSLEQDIREKEEAIRQKASEVQELQNDLDRETSSLQELEAQKQDAQDRLDEMDQQKAKLRDMLSDVRQKCQDETQTISSLKTQIQSQESDLKSQEDDLNRAKSELNRLQQEETQLEQSIQAGRAQLETILRSLKCTQDDINQARSKLSQLQESHLEAHRSLEQYDQVPDGVSGTSLPDLATLNEGILLAERGGFGAMDDPFKNKALLFSNNSQELHPDPFQAEDPFKSDPFKGADPFKGDPFQSDPFSEQQTAVTDPFGGDPFKESDPFHSSTSDDFFKKQTKNDPFTSDPFTKNPSLPSKLDPFESSDPFSSSSISSKGSDPFGTLDPFGSSSFSSAEGFADFSQMSKGPAA from the exons ATGGCGGCTCCACTCCTACCCCTCTCGCAGCAG attcccagtggaaacccATTATACGAGTCTTACTACAAGCAG GTGGACCCTGCCTACACAGGGAGAGTTGGGGCAAGCGAGGCTGCACTGTTTCTGAAGAAGTCAGGGCTCTCAGACATCGTCCTGGGAAAG ATATGGGACTTGGCAGACCCCGAAGGTAAAGGGTTCTTGGACAAACAG GGTTTCTATGTTGCACTGAGACTGGTGGCCTGTGCACAGAGTGGGCACGAAGTTACCTTGAGCAACCTGGGCCTCACCATGCCACCACCAAAATTC CATGATACCAGCAGCCCACTGATGGCCACACAGTCATCTGCAGAGGCCCACTGGGCCGTGCGG GTGGAGGAGAAGGCAAAGTTTGATGGCATCTTTGAAAGCCTTCTACCAGTCAATGGACTACTCTCTGGAGACAAGGTCAAGCCGGTCCTCATGAACTCAAAACTACCTCTGGATGTGCTGGGCAGG GTCTGGGACCTCAGTGACATTGACAAGGATGGACATTTGGACCGAGATGAGTTTGCTGTG GCTATGCACTTGGTATACCGCGCCCTGGAGAAGGAACCAGTGCCCTCCGTTCTGCCCCCGCCCCTCATCCCACCCTCCAAGAGGAAGAAGACGGTATTTGCAGGCGCTGTGCCTGTCTTGCCTGCCAGCCCCCCACCCAAAGACAGCCTCCGCTCCACACCATCCCATGGCAGTGTAAGCAGCCTCAACAGCACAGGCAGCCTGTCCCCAAAGCACAGCGTCAAGCAGACTCAG CCACCAGTGGCCTGGGTTGTGCCTGTAGCTGATAAGATGCGCTTTGACGAGATCTTCTTGAAGACAGACCTGGACCTTGATGGCTATGTGAGTGGCCAGGAAGTTAAGGAGATCTTCATGCACTCAGGCCTCACACAGAACCTTCTAGCACACATCTG GGCCCTGGCCGATACAAGACAAACGGGCAAGTTAAGCAAAGAGCAATTTGCGCTAGCAATGTATTTCATTCAGCAGAAGGTCAGTAAAGGCATCGACCCTCCTCAAGTCCTCTCGCCTGACATGGTGCCACCCTCGGAGAGAGGCACTCCCATTCCA GACAGTTCAAGTGCTCTTGGGTCAGGAGAGTTCACTGGTGTGAAAGAGCTGGATGACATCAGCCAGGAGATCGCACAGCTGCAGAG AGAGAAATATTCACTGGAACAAGAcatcagagaaaaggaagaggcaaTCAGACAGAAAGCCAGCGAAGTACAG GAATTACAAAATGACCTGGACCGAGAAACTAGTAGTCTGCAGGAACTTGAGGCTCAGAAACAGGATGCTCAGGACCGCCTGGATGAGATGGACCAGCAGAAGGCTAAGCTGCGGGACATGCTGAGTGACGTGCGGCAGAAATGCCAGGATGAGACCCAGACG ATCTCATCATTGAAAACCCAGATCCAGTCTCAGGAGTCAGACTTGAAGTCCCAGGAGGATGACCTGAACCGGGCCAAGTCAGAGCTGAATCGGCTGCAGCAGGAGGAGACACAGCTGGAGCAGAGCATCCAGGCTGGGCGCGCGCAGCTGGAGACCATCCTCAGGTCCCTGAAGTGCACACAGGATGACATCAACCAG GCAAGAAGCAAGCTGTCCCAGCTACAGGAAAGCCACCTAGAAGCTCACCGGAGCCTGGAACAGTACGACCAGGTGCCTGATGGGGTCTCTGGTACCAGCCTGCCTGACCTGGCCACCTTGAATGAAGGCATCTTGCTGGCAGAGAGGGGCGGCTTTGGAGCCATG GATGATCCTTTCAAAAACAAAGCCTTGTTGTTTAGCAACAACTCTCAAGAGCTGCATCCAGACCCCTTCCAGGCAGAGGACCCCTTCAAGTCTGACCCATTTAAAGGAGCTGATCCCTTCAAAG GTGACCCTTTCCAGAGTGATCCCTTCTCAGAGCAGCAGACAGCAGTTACAG ACCCATTTGGAGGGGACCCTTTCAAAGAAAGTGACCCATTCCATAGCTCAACCAGTGATGACTTCTTCAAGAAACAGACAAAGAATGACCCGTTTACCTCAGACCCCTTCACAAAGAACCCTTCCTTACCTTCAAAG